TATCCGGCCCGTGACCTCACCTTTTTGTGACATCAGCCGCACCTCGGCATCACAACCGGTACCTGTCCTGCAACACTGGGGGGACCGCCGCGTTCGCGGCCGTCGCCTCACCAAGGGCTTCGCACGGCCGAGACGGACGCCGAGCCGGCTGCCGGCGCCACCGCGCCCTGGCTCCCGCGCTGCGAGATCAACCACGCCACTGGGGGTGGGGGCAGTGTCCCTGCACACGGTCCCGGGAGGGATTTCTTTTCCATGACTTACGCTCAGACCTTCGACACGAGGGCGGGAACACCGATGGACGAGGTCAGCAAGAGCACGGCGGCCGAGGCGGCGCCGCCGACGGTCACCGGCGTGTCGCCGGTGACCGACGACGAGATCTTCCGCGGCCACGAGGGCGGCAAGCTCTCGGTGGCGGCCACCCGGCCGATCTCGCAGCCCCGCGACCTCTCCATCGCCTACACGCCCGGCGTGGCCAAGGCCAGCCGGGCCATCGCCGAGAACGCCGAGCTGGCCGAGCGCTACACGTGGGCGCACCGGCTCGTGGTCGTCGTCAGCGACGGCACCGCCGTGCTCGGACTGGGTGACATCGGCGCCAGCGCGTCCCTCCCGGTCATGGAGGGCAAGTCGGTGCTCTTCAAGACCTTCGGCGGGCTGGACTCGATCCCGCTGGTGCTCGACACCAAGGACGTCGACGAGATCGTCGAGACGCTGGTGCGGCTGCGCCCCTCGTTCGGCGCGGTCAACCTCGAAGACATCTCCGCCCCGCGCTGCTTCGAGCTGGAGGACAAGCTCAAGGAGGCGCTGGACTGCCCGGTCATGCACGACGACCAGCACGGCACGGCGATCGTGACGCTGGCCGCGCTGCGGGGCGCGAACCTGGTGCTCGACCGGGACATCGCGCAGCAGCGGGTCGTCATCTCCGGTGCCGGCGCGGCGGGCGTGGCGTGCGCGAAGATCCTGCAGGAGGCCGGCGTCGCGGACGTCACGGTGCTGGACTCGCGCGGCATCATCCACGCCGGCCGGGACGGGCTGAACCCGGTCAAGGAGAAGCTCGCCGAGACCACCAACAAGTCCGGGCTGCGCGGCGGCCTGGCCGAGGCGCTGCGCGGCGCGGACGTCTTCCTCGGACTGTCCGGCGCCACCATCGAGCCGGAGCTGCTCGCCGGGATGGCCGCCGACCCGATCGTGTTCGCGCTGTCCAATCCGGACCCGGAGGTGCACCCCGAGGCGGCTGCGGAGCACGCCGCGATCGTGGCCACCGGCCGCAGCGACTTCCCGAACCAGATCAACAACGTGCTGGCCTTCCCGGGTGTGTTCCGGGGCGCGCTGGACGCCGGTGCGCGGAAGATCACCGAGAACATGAAGCTGGCCGCCGCGGAGGCGATCGTCGCGGTCGCGCAGGAGGACCTGGGCCCGGACCGCATCGTGCCGAGCCCGCTCGACCCCCGCGTCGCGCCCGAGGTCGCCGCCGCGGTGGCGAAAGCGGCCGTCGAGGAGGGCGTCACCGGCTAAGCTGGGTCTTCCCCGGGGTGTTCTCGTTCCGCGCCCCCGGGACAGGCTGCACGGGAGGGCGTGTTGATCGAGTTCGACGGCGTGACCAAACGCTATCCGGACGGCACGCTCGCCGTCGACGACCTCAGCCTGACGGTCGAGGAGGGCACCATCACGGTGTTCGTCGGACCGTCGGGGTGCGGGAAGACGACGTCGCTGCGGATGATCAACCGCATGGTCGAGCCGACCTCGGGCCGGGTCCTGCTCGACGGCAAGGACATCCGCGAGTCGGACCCGCCGGTGCTGCGGCGCGGCATCGGGTACGTGATCCAGAACGCCGGGCTGTTCCCGCACCGGACGGTGCTGGACAACGTGGCCACCGTCCCGGTGCTGTCCGGATGGGGCAAGCGGAAGGCCCGCGACCGCGCGGCCGAGCTGCTGGAGATCGTCGGCCTGCCGCTCGACCTGGGCAAGCGTTATCCCGCGCAGTTGTCCGGGGGGCAGCGGCAGCGGGTCGGCGTCGCCAGGGCGCTCGCGGCGGACTCGCCCGTGCT
The sequence above is a segment of the Amycolatopsis viridis genome. Coding sequences within it:
- a CDS encoding NAD(P)-dependent malic enzyme, which gives rise to MTDDEIFRGHEGGKLSVAATRPISQPRDLSIAYTPGVAKASRAIAENAELAERYTWAHRLVVVVSDGTAVLGLGDIGASASLPVMEGKSVLFKTFGGLDSIPLVLDTKDVDEIVETLVRLRPSFGAVNLEDISAPRCFELEDKLKEALDCPVMHDDQHGTAIVTLAALRGANLVLDRDIAQQRVVISGAGAAGVACAKILQEAGVADVTVLDSRGIIHAGRDGLNPVKEKLAETTNKSGLRGGLAEALRGADVFLGLSGATIEPELLAGMAADPIVFALSNPDPEVHPEAAAEHAAIVATGRSDFPNQINNVLAFPGVFRGALDAGARKITENMKLAAAEAIVAVAQEDLGPDRIVPSPLDPRVAPEVAAAVAKAAVEEGVTG